One window of Phycodurus eques isolate BA_2022a chromosome 17, UOR_Pequ_1.1, whole genome shotgun sequence genomic DNA carries:
- the LOC133415583 gene encoding SLAIN motif-containing protein-like isoform X1, which yields MDVRDWSLDLNSDASSKHPASRTEGKSAAHPSVRAEATGLKSCTSRCFAREARMRLDFLKLGSNCQVSSRAEDAETLGDEIEKEKDPGTQTALDLVELLEFTDEAEDDESWLYEAPKRQMSADESPLRWCRHVLDNPSPETEAASRSLMNKLRQKSSSSYGSVFSRQPAVRRHADGASVDPYDGQTSANTTQDTADTFDNSDLRTPCESMTTSYKLQDITDVHLMARIQEDSLRQDYISVPACVSERKSLEPQVRLRQQVTQFKLLKRAQNRAARTEPPLRTSLRSLQALRNSRSLDTDDCLPTHQTSDTDLPSASANSIERPQRARGSSAQKTVTRDVRRSQSLSPRRVPQRAKRILWNACVYASPERSAAAWGGDSPTTRR from the exons ATGGACGTCCGAGACTGGAGTCTGGATTTGAACAGCGACGCGAGTTCAAAGCATCCCGCTTCCCGGACCGAAGGCAAGTCAGCGGCGCATCCCAGCGTGCGGGCCGAAGCGACTGGACTCAAGAGTTGCACTTCTCGGTGTTTTGCCAGGGAAGCGAGGATGAGGCTGGATTTTTTAAAGTTGGGATCTAATTGTCAAGTTTCCTCCCGGGCCGAGGATGCGGAGACGCTCGGtgatgaaattgaaaaagaaaaagaccccGGAACGCAAACTGCTTTAGACTTGGTGGAGCTTCTCGAATTCACGGATGAGGCCGAGGATGACGAGAGCTG GCTGTACGAGGCTCCCAAAAGGCAGATGTCAGCGGACGAGTCGCCTCTGAGATGGTGCCGACACGTCCTGGACAATCCGAGTCCTGAGACCGAGGCCGCATCGCGCTCACTTATGAATAAACTACGGCAAA AATCAAGCAGTTCCTACGGAAGCGTCTTTTCCAGACAGCCTGCCGTGCGACGTCACGCTGACGGTGCCTCTGTGGATCCTTATGATGGCCAAACATCTGCCAACACAACACAAGACACCGCTGACACTTTCG ATAATAGTGATCTGCGTACGCCCTGTGAGTCCATGACCACCAGCTACAAATTGCAGGACATCACAGACGTTCACCTCATGGCCCGGATACAAGAGGACA GTTTACGACAGGACTACATCTCCGTGCCCGCCTGTGTTTCAGAAAGAAAAAGTCTGGAGCCACAA GTTAGACTTCGCCAGCAAGTCACCCAGTTCAAGTTGCTTAAAAGAGCTCAGAATCGAG cagccaggacagagccCCCCTTGCGGACCAGCCTTCGTTCCCTGCAGGCTCTGAGAAACAGCCGAAGTTTGGACACCGACGACTGCCTGCCGACTCATCAGACATCGGACACAGATCTTCCATCAG CGTCCGCAAACTCCATCGAGCGTCCGCAGCGGGCGAGAGGCTCGTCGGCGCAGAAGACGGTCACGAGGGACGTGCGGAGGTCTCAGTCGCTCAGCCCTCGCAGGGTTCCTCAGCGCGCCAAGAGAATTCTGTGGAACGCGTGCGTTTATGCCTCACCTGAGAGGTCGGCCGCCGCTTGGGGCGGCGATTCGCCGACGACGCGAAGGTGA
- the LOC133415583 gene encoding SLAIN motif-containing protein-like isoform X2, with translation MDVRDWSLDLNSDASSKHPASRTEGKSAAHPSVRAEATGLKSCTSRCFAREARMRLDFLKLGSNCQVSSRAEDAETLGDEIEKEKDPGTQTALDLVELLEFTDEAEDDESWLYEAPKRQMSADESPLRWCRHVLDNPSPETEAASRSLMNKLRQKSSSSYGSVFSRQPAVRRHADGASVDPYDGQTSANTTQDTADTFDNSDLRTPCESMTTSYKLQDITDVHLMARIQEDSLRQDYISVPACVSERKSLEPQVRLRQQVTQFKLLKRAQNRARTEPPLRTSLRSLQALRNSRSLDTDDCLPTHQTSDTDLPSASANSIERPQRARGSSAQKTVTRDVRRSQSLSPRRVPQRAKRILWNACVYASPERSAAAWGGDSPTTRR, from the exons ATGGACGTCCGAGACTGGAGTCTGGATTTGAACAGCGACGCGAGTTCAAAGCATCCCGCTTCCCGGACCGAAGGCAAGTCAGCGGCGCATCCCAGCGTGCGGGCCGAAGCGACTGGACTCAAGAGTTGCACTTCTCGGTGTTTTGCCAGGGAAGCGAGGATGAGGCTGGATTTTTTAAAGTTGGGATCTAATTGTCAAGTTTCCTCCCGGGCCGAGGATGCGGAGACGCTCGGtgatgaaattgaaaaagaaaaagaccccGGAACGCAAACTGCTTTAGACTTGGTGGAGCTTCTCGAATTCACGGATGAGGCCGAGGATGACGAGAGCTG GCTGTACGAGGCTCCCAAAAGGCAGATGTCAGCGGACGAGTCGCCTCTGAGATGGTGCCGACACGTCCTGGACAATCCGAGTCCTGAGACCGAGGCCGCATCGCGCTCACTTATGAATAAACTACGGCAAA AATCAAGCAGTTCCTACGGAAGCGTCTTTTCCAGACAGCCTGCCGTGCGACGTCACGCTGACGGTGCCTCTGTGGATCCTTATGATGGCCAAACATCTGCCAACACAACACAAGACACCGCTGACACTTTCG ATAATAGTGATCTGCGTACGCCCTGTGAGTCCATGACCACCAGCTACAAATTGCAGGACATCACAGACGTTCACCTCATGGCCCGGATACAAGAGGACA GTTTACGACAGGACTACATCTCCGTGCCCGCCTGTGTTTCAGAAAGAAAAAGTCTGGAGCCACAA GTTAGACTTCGCCAGCAAGTCACCCAGTTCAAGTTGCTTAAAAGAGCTCAGAATCGAG ccaggacagagccCCCCTTGCGGACCAGCCTTCGTTCCCTGCAGGCTCTGAGAAACAGCCGAAGTTTGGACACCGACGACTGCCTGCCGACTCATCAGACATCGGACACAGATCTTCCATCAG CGTCCGCAAACTCCATCGAGCGTCCGCAGCGGGCGAGAGGCTCGTCGGCGCAGAAGACGGTCACGAGGGACGTGCGGAGGTCTCAGTCGCTCAGCCCTCGCAGGGTTCCTCAGCGCGCCAAGAGAATTCTGTGGAACGCGTGCGTTTATGCCTCACCTGAGAGGTCGGCCGCCGCTTGGGGCGGCGATTCGCCGACGACGCGAAGGTGA
- the LOC133415583 gene encoding SLAIN motif-containing protein-like isoform X3: MDVRDWSLDLNSDASSKHPASRTEGKSAAHPSVRAEATGLKSCTSRCFAREARMRLDFLKLGSNCQVSSRAEDAETLGDEIEKEKDPGTQTALDLVELLEFTDEAEDDESWLYEAPKRQMSADESPLRWCRHVLDNPSPETEAASRSLMNKLRQKSSSSYGSVFSRQPAVRRHADGASVDPYDGQTSANTTQDTADTFDNSDLRTPCESMTTSYKLQDITDVHLMARIQEDKRKSLEPQVRLRQQVTQFKLLKRAQNRAARTEPPLRTSLRSLQALRNSRSLDTDDCLPTHQTSDTDLPSASANSIERPQRARGSSAQKTVTRDVRRSQSLSPRRVPQRAKRILWNACVYASPERSAAAWGGDSPTTRR; this comes from the exons ATGGACGTCCGAGACTGGAGTCTGGATTTGAACAGCGACGCGAGTTCAAAGCATCCCGCTTCCCGGACCGAAGGCAAGTCAGCGGCGCATCCCAGCGTGCGGGCCGAAGCGACTGGACTCAAGAGTTGCACTTCTCGGTGTTTTGCCAGGGAAGCGAGGATGAGGCTGGATTTTTTAAAGTTGGGATCTAATTGTCAAGTTTCCTCCCGGGCCGAGGATGCGGAGACGCTCGGtgatgaaattgaaaaagaaaaagaccccGGAACGCAAACTGCTTTAGACTTGGTGGAGCTTCTCGAATTCACGGATGAGGCCGAGGATGACGAGAGCTG GCTGTACGAGGCTCCCAAAAGGCAGATGTCAGCGGACGAGTCGCCTCTGAGATGGTGCCGACACGTCCTGGACAATCCGAGTCCTGAGACCGAGGCCGCATCGCGCTCACTTATGAATAAACTACGGCAAA AATCAAGCAGTTCCTACGGAAGCGTCTTTTCCAGACAGCCTGCCGTGCGACGTCACGCTGACGGTGCCTCTGTGGATCCTTATGATGGCCAAACATCTGCCAACACAACACAAGACACCGCTGACACTTTCG ATAATAGTGATCTGCGTACGCCCTGTGAGTCCATGACCACCAGCTACAAATTGCAGGACATCACAGACGTTCACCTCATGGCCCGGATACAAGAGGACA AAAGAAAAAGTCTGGAGCCACAA GTTAGACTTCGCCAGCAAGTCACCCAGTTCAAGTTGCTTAAAAGAGCTCAGAATCGAG cagccaggacagagccCCCCTTGCGGACCAGCCTTCGTTCCCTGCAGGCTCTGAGAAACAGCCGAAGTTTGGACACCGACGACTGCCTGCCGACTCATCAGACATCGGACACAGATCTTCCATCAG CGTCCGCAAACTCCATCGAGCGTCCGCAGCGGGCGAGAGGCTCGTCGGCGCAGAAGACGGTCACGAGGGACGTGCGGAGGTCTCAGTCGCTCAGCCCTCGCAGGGTTCCTCAGCGCGCCAAGAGAATTCTGTGGAACGCGTGCGTTTATGCCTCACCTGAGAGGTCGGCCGCCGCTTGGGGCGGCGATTCGCCGACGACGCGAAGGTGA
- the LOC133415583 gene encoding SLAIN motif-containing protein-like isoform X4, with protein MNCIPRRLYEAPKRQMSADESPLRWCRHVLDNPSPETEAASRSLMNKLRQKSSSSYGSVFSRQPAVRRHADGASVDPYDGQTSANTTQDTADTFDNSDLRTPCESMTTSYKLQDITDVHLMARIQEDSLRQDYISVPACVSERKSLEPQVRLRQQVTQFKLLKRAQNRAARTEPPLRTSLRSLQALRNSRSLDTDDCLPTHQTSDTDLPSASANSIERPQRARGSSAQKTVTRDVRRSQSLSPRRVPQRAKRILWNACVYASPERSAAAWGGDSPTTRR; from the exons ATGAACTGCATCCCTCGCAGGCTGTACGAGGCTCCCAAAAGGCAGATGTCAGCGGACGAGTCGCCTCTGAGATGGTGCCGACACGTCCTGGACAATCCGAGTCCTGAGACCGAGGCCGCATCGCGCTCACTTATGAATAAACTACGGCAAA AATCAAGCAGTTCCTACGGAAGCGTCTTTTCCAGACAGCCTGCCGTGCGACGTCACGCTGACGGTGCCTCTGTGGATCCTTATGATGGCCAAACATCTGCCAACACAACACAAGACACCGCTGACACTTTCG ATAATAGTGATCTGCGTACGCCCTGTGAGTCCATGACCACCAGCTACAAATTGCAGGACATCACAGACGTTCACCTCATGGCCCGGATACAAGAGGACA GTTTACGACAGGACTACATCTCCGTGCCCGCCTGTGTTTCAGAAAGAAAAAGTCTGGAGCCACAA GTTAGACTTCGCCAGCAAGTCACCCAGTTCAAGTTGCTTAAAAGAGCTCAGAATCGAG cagccaggacagagccCCCCTTGCGGACCAGCCTTCGTTCCCTGCAGGCTCTGAGAAACAGCCGAAGTTTGGACACCGACGACTGCCTGCCGACTCATCAGACATCGGACACAGATCTTCCATCAG CGTCCGCAAACTCCATCGAGCGTCCGCAGCGGGCGAGAGGCTCGTCGGCGCAGAAGACGGTCACGAGGGACGTGCGGAGGTCTCAGTCGCTCAGCCCTCGCAGGGTTCCTCAGCGCGCCAAGAGAATTCTGTGGAACGCGTGCGTTTATGCCTCACCTGAGAGGTCGGCCGCCGCTTGGGGCGGCGATTCGCCGACGACGCGAAGGTGA
- the taf1 gene encoding LOW QUALITY PROTEIN: transcription initiation factor TFIID subunit 1 (The sequence of the model RefSeq protein was modified relative to this genomic sequence to represent the inferred CDS: inserted 2 bases in 1 codon), which produces MSDSDSDEDQDRPFSITGFLFGNINEDGQLEDDSVLDNESKKHLAGLGNLGLSSLITEITANEDDEREESKTPASVDAEGWVKSTEDAVDYSDISEVAEDETRKYRQAMGSLQPSRKTDDEDDYDADCEDIDSKLMPPPPPPTLSTAVKKEEPPSQSANVGEEGDGIILPSIIAPSSTAEKADFSSSSDSESETDRPGPGSGPGGPPDRLTLPLAGIMQKDAAKALPGVTELFPVFRPGKVLRFLRLFGPGKNMPSVWRSARRKKKRKHRDVQPGTPPPEXEKSQTNEQDKKSGWVYEFANPPPPEQCLSDDEITMMAPVESKFSQTCGDGDKEAESRPKVAEWRYGPAQLWYDMMGVPEDGSNFNYGLKLKEYEASEPQEQNAIEETTKAAKQDGRWHDNQDGHKNEGEEDKLALENELFLMVTQLQWEDDIIWNGEDVKHKGTKTQRASLAGWLPSSMTRNANAYNAQQGLTRSNSQLVPPTPPLMTKTLSITGLKRDKNSHDHPSNQEDDAPWFSIFPIDSEELVYGRWEDNIIWDDQEMDHYLTPPILTLDPNDEHIILDIPDEKEASTSHSPSKENKKETAIKKSRILLGKTGVIKDEPQQNMSQPEVKDPWNLSNDEFYYPKQQGLRGTFGGNIIQHSIPALELRQPFFPTHMGPMKLRQFHRSTLKKYSFGPLAQPGPHPVQPLLKHIKKKAKMREQERQASGGGDMFFMRTPQDLTGKDGDLILAEYSEEYPPLIMQVGMATKIKNYYKRKPGKDPGAPDCKYGETVYCHTSPFLGSLHPGQLLQAFENNLFRAPIYLHKMPETDFLVIRTRHGYYIREIVDIMVVGQACPLYEVPGPNSKRANTHIRDFLQVFIYRLFWKSKDRPRRIRMEDIKKAFPVHSESSIRKRLKLCADFKRTGMDSNWWVLKPDFRLPTEEEIRAMVSPEQCCSYYSMQVAEQRLKDAGYGEKSFFAPEEENEEDFQMKIDDEVRTAPWNTTRAFISAMKGKCLLEVSGVADPTGCGEGFSYVKVPNKPTQQKDDKEPQPAKKTVTGTDADLRRLSLKNAKQLLRKFGVPEEEIKKLSRWEVIDVVRTMSTEQARSGEGPMSKFARGSRFSVAEHQERYKEECQRIFDLQNKVLESTELLSTDTDSSSAEDSDFEEMGKNIENMLQNKKTSSQLSREREEQERRELQRMLMGEESDRDNKGRKERRKILSSSLSTSSHKDDDTSSVTSLNSAATGRRLKIYRTFRDEEGKEYVRCETVRKSAVIDAYTRIRTTKDDEFIRKFAVFDEQHREEMRKERRRIQEQLRRLKRNQEKDKFKGPPEKKSKKMKERPDLKLKCGACGAIGHMRTNKFCPLYYQTNAPPSNPVAMTEEQEEELEKTVIHNDNEELIKVEGTKIVLGKQLIESADEVRRKSLVLKFPKQQLPPKKKRRVGNAVHCDYLNARKPHKAIHRRRTDPMVTLSSVLESIINDMRDHPNTYPFHTPVNAKVVKDYYKIITRPMDLQTLRENVRKRMYPSREEFREAVELIYKNSATYNGAKHPITQVAQSMLDLCDTKLKEKEDRLVRLEKAINPLLDDDDQVAFSFILDNIVTQKMMVVPDSWPFHHPVNKKFVPDYYKVIIDPMDLETIRKNISKHKYQNRDVFLSDVTLIHTNSIKYNGRDSPYTKTALDIISVCRQTLDEYDEHLTQLEKDISTAKEAALDAADFESLEMAHGSYMTQPADLFDSGASGPSGVPSGLLSDGPLVVASEKRGGQARHGRRLREEESDVDIEGFEEEDDGKPKTPAPAEDAEGDLEDDDDDEEMLLPPRRRMHIRQEEEDDRRSNPLTHASVLYQDLLMSDGEDDASEEEGDNPFSSIHLSESGSDSDREVDVRPPPPRRAQETARMGMEQDESMMSYEGDRADDGPHMEDSNVSYGSFEESRSRMQPSAGGNAEDDGISEDEEEEEEDDARRRAPAAHSQYDEKEGKWSFMDLERHNPTPAPYAQQPWQLRGNRQEDGNSEEEEEDDEEEARRRGPAVLSQVQLSEDEESEEFRSIGGDSDMDSD; this is translated from the exons ATGTCCGACTCCGACAGTGATGAGGATCAAGATCGCCCTTTCTCCATTACCGGCTTCTTGTTTGGGAACATAAATGAAGATGGCCAACTCGAGGACGACAGTGTCCTGGACAAC GAGTCCAAAAAGCATCTGGCCGGCTTGGGTAATCTGGGTCTGAGTTCCCTCATCACGGAGATCACAGCCAACGAGGACGATGAGCGAGAGGAAAGTAAAACTCCCGCCAGCGTGGATGCTGAGG GATGGGTGAAAAGCACGGAAGATGCGGTTGATTATTCTGACATCAGCGAGGTTGCTGAGGATGAAACACGGAAGTACCGGCAGGCCATGGGATCTTTGCAGCCCAGCAGGAAAACAG ATGATGAAGATGACTACGACGCGGACTGCGAGGATATCGATTCCAAGCTCATgcctccgccgccgccaccgACCCTTTCGACTGCTGTTAAAAAAGAAGAGCCTCCGTCTCAGAGTGCAAATG TCGGGGAAGAGGGTGATGGCATCATCCTGCCGTCCATCATTGCACCTTCATCTACTGCCGAGAAGGCTGATTTCAGCAGTTCCTCTGACTCTGAGTCAGAAACAGACCGCCCCGGCCCGGGTTCTGGCCCTGGAGGCCCACCGGACAGGCTCACCCTCCCGCTTGCTGGCATCATGCAGAAAGATGCTGCCAAAGCACTACCCGGTGTCACAGAGCTCTTCCCAGTGTTTAGACCTGGAAAG GTTCTGAGGTTCTTACGGCTGTTTGGCCCAGGGAAGAACATGCCGTCAGTATGGCGGAGCGCCCGCAGGAAGAAGAAGCGGAAGCACCGGGATGTTCAGCCCGGGACGCCGCCGCCTGA GGAGAAGTCGCAGACCAATGAGCAGGATAAGAAGTCTGGCTGGGTTTACGAGTTCGCAAACCCTCCGCCCCCTGAGCAGTGTCTCTCCGACGACGAG ATAACCATGATGGCGCCCGTGGAGTCCAAGTTCTCCCAAACTTGCGGTGACGGAGACAAGGAGGCGGAGTCGCGACCTAAAGTTGCCGAATGGCGATACGGGCCTGCCCAGCTCTGGTACGACATGATGGGGGTCCCCGAGGATGGAAGCAATTTCAATTACGGGCTCAAGCTAAAGGAATATGAGGCCAGTGAGCCTCAGGAGCAGAACGCAATTGAAGAAACAACAAAGGCTGCTAAGCAG gatgGGAGGTGGCACGATAATCAAGACGGCCACAAGAATGAGGGGGAGGAGGACAAATTGGCCCTGGAGAACGAGCTCTTCTTGATGGTTACGCAACTGCAGTGGGAGGACGACATCATCTGGAACGGGGAGGATGTAAAGCACAAGGGCACCAAGACTCAACGTGCCAGTCTCGCAGGGTGGTTACCCTCCAGCATGACCCGCAACGCCAACGCTTATAATGCACAACAAG GTCTGACGAGAAGTAATTCCCAGTTGGTCCCGCCTACGCCACCTCTCATgaccaaaaccttgtcaataacCGGCTTGAAGCGGGATAAAAACAGCCACGATCATCCAT CCAATCAGGAAGACGACGCTCCTTGGTtctccattttccccattgacaGTGAGGAGTTAGTGTATGGGCGCTGGGAAGACAACATTATCTGGGATGATCAGGAGATGGATCACTACCTCACTCCTCCGATTCTTACACTGGATCCCAACGATGAGCACATCATTCTTG aTATTCCAGATGAAAAGGAAGCATCGACATCTCACTCCCCATCGAAAGAGAATAAGAAGGAAACCGCAATCAAAAAGAGTCGCATCCTGCTTGGCAAGACTGGCGTGATAAAAGACGAGCCGCAACAG AACATGTCCCAGCCTGAGGTGAAAGACCCCTGGAACCTCTCCAACGATGAGTTCTACTATCCCAAGCAGCAAGGTCTGAGGGGGACGTTTGGTGGTAACATCATTCAG CACTCCATCCCGGCCCTGGAGCTGAGACAGCCCTTCTTCCCCACCCACATGGGACCAATGAAGTTGCGGCAGTTCCACAGATCCACATTGAAGAAGTACTCGTTCGGACCTTTGGCTCAGCCCGGTCCGCATCCTGTCCAGCCGCTGCTCAAGCACATTAAGAAGAAGGCCAAG ATGCGAGAGCAGGAGCGGCAGGCTTCGGGAGGAGGAGACATGTTCTTCATGCGCACCCCGCAGGACTTGACAGGCAAAGATGGAGATCTGATCCTGGCAGAGTACAGTGAAGAATACCCTCCTCTCATCATGCAAGTTGGCATGGCCACTAAGATTAAAAACTACTATAAAAGG AAACCTGGAAAGGATCCTGGCGCACCAGACTGCAAATATGGCGAAACTGTATACTGCCACACTTCCCCTTTTCTGGGCTCTCTGCACCCTGGACAGCTGCTCCAA gcttttgAAAACAACCTTTTCCGCGCCCCCATTTACCTGCACAAGATGCCAGAGACGGATTTTTTGGTCATCCGAACCCGCCACGGCTACTACATCAGAGAAATTGTGGACATTATGGTGGTCGGTCAAGCCTGCCCCTTATACGAGGTTCCTGGGCCCAACTCCAAACGAGCTAACACCCACATAAGAGACTTCCTTCAA GTGTTCATTTACCGCTTGTTCTGGAAGAGCAAGGATCGTCCGCGGCGAATCCGCATGGAGGATATCAAGAAAGCGTTTCCCGTGCATTCTGAGAGCAGCATCAGGAAAAGACTCAAACTCTGTGCAGACTTCAAACGTACAG GCATGGACTCCAACTGGTGGGTGCTGAAGCCCGACTTCAGATTGCCAACAGAGGAAGAGATCCGAGCCATGGTGTCTCCGGAGCAGTGCTGCTCTTACTACAGCATGCAGGTGGCCGAGCAGAGACTCAAG GACGCTGGATATGGCGAGAAATCGTTCTTTGCCCCAGAGGAGGAGAACGAAGAGGACTTTCAAATGAAGATTGATGATGAG GTGCGAACGGCTCCATGGAACACAACAAGAGCATTCATCTCCGCCATGAAGGGGAAATGCCTGTTGGAGGTCTCCGGGGTGGCCGACCCGACGGGGTGTGGGGAAGGTTTCTCCTACGTCAAAGTGCCCAACAAGCCCACTCAACAGAAG GACGACAAGGAGCCTCAGCCTGCTAAGAAAACCGTGACAGGGACAGATGCCGATTTGAGGAGACTGTCACTGAAGAATGCCAAGCAGCTGCTGCGCAAGTTCGGCGTTCCCGAAGAAGAA ATAAAAAAGCTCTCACGCTGGGAGGTGATCGACGTCGTAAGAACCATGTCGACCGAGCAGGCGCGTTCAGGAGAAGGCCCCATGAGCAAGTTTGCCAGAGGCTCACGTTTCTCCGTAGCAGAGCACCAGGAGCGCTACAAGGAGGAATGTCAGAGGATCTTTGACCTGCAGAACAA GGTGCTGGAGTCGACAGAACTGCTCTCCACAGACACGGACAGCAGCTCGGCAGAGGATAGCGACTTTGAGGAAATGGGAAAGAACATCGAGAACATGCTGCAGAACAAGAAGACCAGCTCACAGTTGTCGCGCGAGCGCGAGGAACAGGAGCGGCGGGAGCTGCAGAGGATGCTGATGGGGGAGGAGAGCGATCGCGACAACAAGGGACGCAAGGAGCGCCGCAAAATCTTGT CCAGCTCATTGTCCACCAGCTCCCACAAGGATGACGATACATCCTCGGTCACCAGCCTGAACTCCGCAGCCACAGGGCGGCGGCTGAAGATCTACAGGACCTTCAGGGACGAGGAGGGCAAGGAATACGTTCGCTGCGAAACTGTGCGCAAGTCTGCCGTCATTGATGCCTACACCAGGATCAGAACGACCAAGGATGATGAATTCAT ACGAAAGTTTGCCGTCTTCGACGAGCAGCACAGAGAAGAGATGAGGAAGGAGCGTCGGCGTATCCAGGAGCAGCTGAGGAGACTGAAGCGAAATCAAGAGAAGGACAAGTTCAAGGGCCCTCCAGAAAAGAAATCCAAGAAGATGAAAGAGAGACCAGACCTCAAG TTAAAATGCGGTGCGTGCGGCGCCATCGGGCACATGAGGACGAACAAGTTCTGCCCGCTGTACTATCAGACCAATGCGCCCCCTTCCAACCCAGTCGCCATGACagaagagcaggaggaggagctaGAAAAGACAGTCATCCACAACGACAACGAAGAATTGATTAAGGTCGAAGGCACAAAGATCGTGCTTGGAAAGCAACTCATTGAAAG CGCCGATGAGGTGCGCAGGAAGTCTTTAGTGCTCAAGTTCCCCAAGCAGCAGCTCCCGCCGAAGAAGAAGAGACGAGTTGGCAATGCTGTGCACTGTGACTATCTGAATGCAAG GAAACCACACAAGGCAATCCACCGCAGACGCACTGACCCCATGGTGACCTTGTCCTCTGTGCTGGAGAGCATCATTAACGACATGCGGGACCACCCTAAC ACGTATCCGTTCCACACGCCAGTAAATGCCAAGGTCGTGAAGGACTACTACAAGATCATCACGCGGCCCATGGACCTGCAGACGCTCCGGGAGAATGTCCGCAAACGGATGTACCCATCCAGGGAGGAGTTCCGTGAAGCAGTTGAGCTCATATACAAGAACAGCGCCACATACAATG GAGCAAAACATCCGATCACACAAGTTGCGCAGTCCATGCTGGATCTGTGCGATACTAAGCTGAAAGAG AAGGAGGACAGGCTGGTTCGCCTTGAAAAAGCCATCAATCCTTTGCTTGATGACGACGATCAGGTGGCTTTCTCCTTCATCCTGGACAACATCGTAACCCAAAAGATGATGGTTGTTCCTGAT TCATGGCCGTTCCACCATCCTGTCAACAAAAAGTTTGTGCCTGATTACTACAAGGTGATTATAGACCCGATGGACCTGGAGACCATCCGCAAG AACATCTCCAAGCACAAGTATCAGAACAGAGATGTCTTCCTCTCAGATGTCACTCTCATCCACACAAACAGCATCAAGTACAACG GCCGCGACAGTCCGTACACCAAGACAGCGCTTGATATCATCAGTGTGTGCAGACAGACTCTGGATGAG TATGATGAACATTTGACACAGCTGGAGAAGGACATCTCCACGGCCAAAGAGGCAGCTCTGGACGCCGCAGACTTTGAGAGTCTGGAGATGGCTCACGGCTCGTACATGACGCAG CCTGCTGATCTGTTTGACAGCGGTGCTTCAGGCCCGTCCGGGGTGCCCAGCGGCCTTTTGTCCGATGGACCTCTAGTGGTTGCGTCTGAGAAGAGAGGGGGGCAG GCCCGCCATGGCAGAAGGCTCAGGGAAGAAGAATCTGATGTGGATATTGAAGGCTTTGAGGAGGAAGATGACGGCAAACCCAaaacacctgctcct GCAGAGGACGCGGAAGGAGATCTAGAggatgacgatgacgacgagGAGATGTTGCTGCCGCCGCGCAGACGCATGCACATCcggcaggaggaggaagacgacaGAAGATCCAACCCCCTCACCCACGCCAGCGTGTTATATCAGGACCTGCTCATGTCCGACGGAGAGGATGACGCcagcgaggaggagggggacaATCCATTCTCCT CCATTCATTTATCAGAGAGTGGCAGTGACTCTGATAGAGAGGTGGACGTGCGACCTCCACCTCCAAGGCGAGCTCAGGAGACGGCGCGCATGGGCATGGAGCAGGACGAGAGCATGATGTCGTATGAAGGGGACCGCGCCGACGACGGGCCCCACATGGAAGACAGCAACGTCAG CTACGGCAGCTTCGAGGAGAGCCGCAGTCGCATGCAGCCCTCAGCCGGGGGGAACGCGGAAGACGACGGGATCAGcgaggacgaagaggaggaagaagaggatgacGCGCGGAGGAGAGCCCCAGCTGCGCATTCTCAG TATGATGAGAAGGAAGGCAAATGGTCATTTATGGACTTGGAGAGGCACAACCCAACGCCTGCGCCATATGCACAGCAG CCATGGCAGCTACGAGGAAACAGACAAGAGGACGGCaacagcgaggaggaggaggaagacgacgaAGAGGAAGCACGGAGGAGAGGTCCGGCCGTACTTTCTCAGGTTCAGCTCAGTGAGGATGAGGAGAGCGAAGAATTCAGATCCATCGGAGGAGACAGTGACATGGACTCGGACTAG